The proteins below come from a single Zea mays cultivar B73 chromosome 8, Zm-B73-REFERENCE-NAM-5.0, whole genome shotgun sequence genomic window:
- the LOC103637388 gene encoding uncharacterized protein, which produces MNIRQSLLQLNESSSDDDDEISFAEYHIFHQPSHSKRKHDGSIPGHLVKFRDRQAGHARMYQDYLAENSTFSLTDFRRRYRMSRDLFKRIMAAVEDHDDYFKFKFNAASTPGLSCFQKVTAVFRMITYGVAADATDEYVRIGESTVIESLKKFVKAIIKVFGDEYLRAPNEMDTSRLLAIGQERGFPGMLGSIDCMHWRWKNCPSSWHGMYSCHLHEPTIILEVVASQNLWIWHAFFGLPGSHNDINVLHRSPLFSKLAEGQAPQVYYNINGHDYTMGYYLADGIYPSWATFVKTIPEPQGNKRKYFAKAQEAVRKDVERAFGVLQSRFAIVRGPAHFWDQETLGDIMKACVIMHNMIVEDEGEVDPDERFQDGGDNVQPSHDQHPDLDEFIETHRKIRDKETHHQLQQDLVEHLWQHHSDQY; this is translated from the exons ATGAATATTCGACAATCACTGTTGCAATTGAATGAGTCGTCATCAGACGATGATGACGAAATTAGTTTCGCCGAGTATCATATCTTTCATCAGCCTTCACACAGTAAAAGAAAGCATGATGGGTCTATCCCCGGACATTTAGTTAAATTTCGAGACAGACAAGCAGGACATGCAAGAATGTATCAAGATTACTTAGCGGAAAATTCTACGTTTAGCTTAACTGATTTCAGACGAAG GTATAGAATGAGTCGCGATCTATTTAAACGTATAATGGCTGCTGTAGAAGATCATGATGACTACTTCAAATTCAAGTTCAATGCAGCCAGTACACCTGGATTAAGTTGTTTCCAGAAAGTCACCGCAGTATTTCGTATGATAACATATGGAGTAGCTGCGGATGCTACAGATGAGTATGTTCGTATCGGAGAAAGTACGGTTATAGAGAGTCTGAAAAAGTTCGTGAAGGCAATTATTAAAGTGTTTGGGGATGAATATTTGAGAGCACCTAATGAAATGGATACATCTCGGTTACTTGCAATTGGACAAGAAAGAGGATTTCCAGGAATGCTTGGTTCTATAGATTGTATGCATTGGAGGTGGAAGAATTGTCCTTCATCATGGCACGGCATGTATTCATGCCATTTACATGAGCCTACAATTATATTAGAGGTTGTTGCTTCACAAAATCTATGGATTTGGCATGCATTTTTTGGTTTGCCTGGGTCGCACAATGATATCAATGTTCTTCACCGGTCACCACTGTTTTCAAAACTTGCTGAAGGCCAAGCTCCACAAGTTTACTACAACATCAATGGACATGACTATACCATGGGTTACTATTTAGCTGACGGCATATATCCATCGTGGGCAACCTTTGTGAAAACTATACCAGAACCACAAGGGAATAAGCGAAAATATTTTGCTAAAGCCCAAGAAGCTGTACGGAAGGATGTCGAACGTGCATTTGGAGTTTTACAATCCCGTTTTGCTATTGTTCGTGGACCGGCTCATTTTTGGGATCAGGAAACATTAGGCGACATAATGAAAGCATGTGTTATTATGCATAACATGATTGTTGAAGACGAGGGTGAAGTCGACCCTGATGAACGTTTTCAAGACGGTGGCGATAATGTGCAGCCTTCCCATGATCAACATCCCGATTTGGACGAATTTATAGAGACACATCGAAAAATCAGGGACAAAGAAACTCATCATCAGCTGCAACAGGACCTTGTCGAGCACCTTTGGCAACATCATTCAGATCAGTATTGA
- the LOC112163627 gene encoding Putative pentatricopeptide repeat-containing protein At5g52630-like — MPAPLILPTVARELAELLVALSAARALPKGQQLHGHLLKAGHVPATASSHALLAHHLLTFYARCALPDLSLRAFLDLPAPPLPAAWSSLISSFAQNGLAAAAFDTFRRMLAAGVPATDRSIPLAAKAVAAAETLSRPPFSPHALHGLAAKTPFAGDVFVGSAIVDMYAKCGHLADARRLFDDMPERNVVSWSALICGYADAGMHPAAMGIFRLALEEAVPVNDYTVSSIIRVCAAATLFELGAQVHARATKTALDASPFVSSSLVSVYSKCGLVECAYRVFNEAPEKNLGIWNAVLIASAQHGHTAAAFERFMEMQKAGFQPNHITFLCLLTACSYAGLVDEGKRYFSIMKDYGIEPQAEHYASMVDLLGRVGLIKEALDLIESMPMEPPESVWGALLMSCRIFKDADTAAIAAKRLFETGSRSSGAHMLLSSTYAAAGRHIDAALARKAMRDAGVRKETGLSWLEAAGEVHTFASNCRRHQRSEEIYKVLENVGEKMEAAGYVADTSAVVKDVDGDEKRATVRYHSERLAIGLGLLIVPHGVPIRVMKNLRVCDDCHNAIKYLTKCTGRVVVLRDNRRFHRFEGGVCSCGDFW; from the coding sequence ATGCCCGCGCCGCTGATACTACCCACAGTCGCGCGCGAGCTGGCAGAGCTCCTCGTCGCCCTCTCCGCCGCCCGCGCGCTCCCAAAAGGACAGCAGCTCCACGGCCATCTCCTCAAGGCTGGACACGTCCCCGCCACCGCCTCCTCCCACGCGCTGCTCGCGCACCACCTCCTTACGTTCTACGCGCGCTGCGCGCTCCCTGACCTCTCCCTCCGTGCCTTCCTTGAcctccccgcgccgccccttCCCGCTGCATGGTCTTCCCTCATCTCCTCCTTCGCTCAGAACGGCCTCGCCGCCGCTGCCTTCGACACGTTCCGCCGCATGCTCGCCGCGGGCGTCCCTGCCACCGACCGCTCCATCCCTTTGGCTGCAAAGGCCGTTGCCGCTGCCGAGACCTTGTCGCGCCCTCCGTTCTCCCCTCACGCGCTCCACGGCCTTGCTGCCAAGACTCCGTTCGCTGGCGACGTGTTTGTTGGCTCGGCGATTGTCGACATGTATGCCAAGTGCGGCCACCTTGCAGACGCCCGCCGGCTATTCGATGATATGCCAGAACGGAATGTTGTTTCTTGGTCTGCACTCATATGTGGGTATGCTGACGCGGGGATGCATCCTGCAGCGATGGGAATCTTCCGCTTGGCACTTGAGGAGGCTGTGCCTGTGAATGACTACACCGTTTCTTCCATCATCCGTGTATGTGCTGCAGCGACGCTCTTTGAGCTTGGAGCCCAGGTGCATGCCAGGGCTACAAAGACAGCGCTTGACGCGTCACCTTTTGTGAGCAGCTCACTTGTCTCGGTTTACTCGAAGTGTGGGCTTGTAGAGTGTGCTTACCGTGTGTTCAATGAAGCACCTGAGAAGAACCTTGGCATTTGGAATGCAGTGCTCATTGCATCTGCTCAGCATGGGCATACTGCTGCAGCATTTGAGCGATTTATGGAGATGCAGAAGGCTGGATTCCAGCCCAATCACATAACCTTCCTGTGCTTGCTCACTGCTTGTAGCTATGCTGGCCTTGTTGATGAGGGGAAGCGATATTTTTCTATCATGAAAGATTATGGCATTGAACCACAGGCTGAACATTATGCTTCGATGGTTGACCTACTTGGTCGTGTAGGACTTATAAAGGAAGCCCTTGATCTTATTGAGTCCATGCCTATGGAACCACCTGAGTCTGTTTGGGGTGCACTGCTCATGTCATGCCGCATATTTAAAGATGCTGACACTGCAGCAATTGCTGCAAAGAGGCTGTTTGAGACTGGGTCTCGCAGCTCTGGAGCACATATGCTTTTATCAAGCACATATGCAGCTGCAGGAAGGCATATTGATGCAGCTCTTGCTAGGAAAGCAATGCGTGATGCAGGTGTACGGAAAGAAACGGGACTTAGCTGGTTGGAAGCTGCAGGGGAGGTGCATACCTTTGCATCGAACTGCAGGAGACACCAACGAAGCGAGGAAATTTACAAGGTGCTGGAGAACGTTGGTGAGAAGATGGAGGCAGCTGGTTATGTGGCAGACACTAGTGCAGTTGTTAAGGATGTAGATGGGGATGAGAAGCGAGCAACAGTGAGGTATCACAGTGAAAGGCTAGCAATTGGGTTAGGTCTTTTGATTGTTCCACATGGTGTGCCAATCCGAGTTATGAAGAATTTGCGCGTGTGTGACGATTGCCACAATGCAATTAAGTATCTAACTAAGTGCACAGGTAGAGTTGTGGTTCTTAGAGATAATCGTCGGTTCCACCGATTTGAAGGTGGGGTGTGTTCTTGTGGGGATTTCTGGTAA
- the LOC100286304 gene encoding triacylglycerol lipase precursor, with product MHRSFLLVCALVATALSTDTTVAAAQSQSQSQSQRSWAELSGRDNWDGLLDPLDGDLRRAVIRYGELAQATSDAFIGDPASPYAGASRYAPGAFLRRAQAPDPDAYNVTRFLYATSSARVPGQFITRPAPPGAWSAESNWMGYVAVATDAGVARLGRRDIVVAWRGTKRAVEWANDLDITLVPAAGVVGPGPGWSQPAVHRGFLSVYASRNSTSRFNKQSAREQVLAEIRRLLDAYKGENCSITLTGHSLGAALSTLTAIDIVANGLNVRGPNNDTVPVAAIVFGSPRVGDDQFKKAFDSTPGARLLRVRNAPDVVPTVLPNAFYKDVGVELLLDTRKSPHLKRPGPGPAAWHNLECYLHGVAGTQGAGDAAGFSLEVDRDVALVNKEVDALSDDYPVPAAWWVEGNKGMTRDASGRWVLQDHEEGNLAM from the exons ATGCACCGCTCCTTCCTCCTCGTCTGTGCACTCGTAGCCACCGCGCTTTCCACCGACACCACCGTTGCCGCCGCCCAGAGCCAGAGCCAGAGCCAGAGCCAGAGGTCATGGGCCGAACTCAGCGGGCGGGACAACTGGGACGGGCTCCTGGACCCGCTCGACGGCGACCTCCGGCGCGCCGTCATCCGGTACGGGGAGCTGGCGCAGGCGACGTCGGACGCGTTCATCGGCGACCCGGCGTCGCCGTACGCGGGCGCGTCGCGGTACGCCCCCGGCGCGTTCCTCCGCAGGGCGCAGGCGCCCGACCCGGACGCGTACAACGTGACGAGGTTCCTGTACGCGACGTCGAGCGCGCGCGTCCCCGGCCAGTTCATCACGCGGCCGGCGCCGCCGGGGGCGTGGAGCGCCGAGTCCAACTGGATGGGGTACGTCGCCGTGGCCACGGACGCCGGCGTCGCGAGGCTGGGGAGGCGGGACATCGTGGTGGCGTGGCGCGGGACCAAGCGCGCCGTGGAGTGGGCCAACGACCTGGACATCACGCTGGTGCCGGCGGCGGGCGTCGTCGGGCCTGGCCCCGGGTGGTCGCAGCCGGCGGTGCACCGGGGTTTCTTGTCCGTGTACGCGTCGAGGAACTCCACGTCGCGGTTCAACAAGCAAAGCGCCAGAGAGCAG GTGTTGGCCGAGATTAGAAGGCTATTGGACGCGTACAAGGGCGAGAACTGCAGCATCACGCTAACCGGCCACAGCCTGGGCGCGGCGCTCTCCACGCTCACCGCCATCGACATCGTCGCCAACGGCCTCAACGTCCGGGGCCCCAACAACGACACGGTCCCCGTCGCCGCCATCGTCTTCGGCAGCCCCCGCGTGGGCGACGACCAGTTCAAGAAGGCGTTCGACTCGACGCCCGGCGCCCGGCTGCTCCGGGTCCGGAACGCGCCCGACGTCGTGCCCACCGTCCTGCCCAACGCCTTCTACAAGGATGTCGGCGTGGAGCTGCTGCTGGACACGCGCAAGTCGCCGCACCTCAAGAGGCCCGGCCCGGGCCCCGCCGCCTGGCACAACCTCGAGTGCTACCTGCACGGCGTCGCCGGCACGCAGGGCGCCGGCGACGCCGCCGGGTTCAGCCTGGAGGTGGACCGCGACGTCGCGCTGGTGAACAAGGAGGTGGACGCGCTCAGCGACGACTACCCCGTGCCGGCGGCCTGGTGGGTGGAGGGGAACAAGGGCATGACCAGGGACGCCAGCGGACGCTGGGTTTTGCAGGATCATGAGGAGGGTAACCTCGCTATGTGA